The following DNA comes from Corynebacterium atrinae.
CATCGAGCAGAGCGAGCATGTCGTTGCGCGGGACCATGCAATTCGACGTCATGGGAACGCCATACGCCTGCTCCACAGTCTGGACGAGTTCATCTAGGGCCTCGAAAACGCGATACATAAATGTCAGCGTACCGGCAGTTCAGCGATATGGGGCGCTCGCCGGACGGGTGTGTCTCCCAGACGAATCCTCTAGGTTGGCTAGGAGAGCACACCGCTAGACCTTCATAAACGAGAAAGGCTGTCTCATGAGTACACCCCGCCCCACCACCCCGTGGTTTCGCCGCAGCGCGGTGATCATTCCTTTAGGCATTGTGGCGCTAGCCCTAATCCTGTTCGGAGCCTGTTCCCTCTACGTGAAGAATGCCTCCGACCAGGTAAAAGAGCAGGCTTCCGACACCTATGATGTCACCTACCGGGTGGATGGAACATCCCAGGACGTTTCCATCACGTACACCGGACCGAACTCAGCCCTCGTCGATGAAAGCAACGTCTCAGCTGGATGGGAAGCGTCAGCCACGTTGAGCGGCTACGCCGCCGCTCACCTCACGGCAGCGAACAGCGAGGCGGAAAGCGGCGAGGTGACCTGCCAGATCCTCGTGGAAGGGACCCTGGTCAGTGAAAGCACTGCTGCTGGTCCGGGCGGCACGTCTCAGTGCAGCGCCACGAACCAGCAGTTGCGTGATGCCAGCAAGGGCTAGATGACACCCTGGGCGAGCATGGCGTCGGCGACCTTCTTGAAGCCGGCGATGTTCGCGCCGACCACGTAGTTGTGCTCGTGCCCGTACTCGGACGCTGTCTTGGACATGTTCTTGAAGATATTCGACATGATCATGTGCAAACGCTGGTCGGTGTACTCGAAGGACCAGGAGTCGCGGGAAGCGTTCTGCTGCATTTCTAGTGCCGAGGTGGCCACGCCTCCAGCGTTGGCGGCCTTGCCCGGGGCGAAGTGGACGCCCTTCTCACGGAAGACCTCAATGGCCTCCGGGGTGGACGGCATGTTCGCACCCTCGGCGACGTAGCGAACACCATTGGCGGCAAGGGTAGCGGCGTGCTCGCCGTTGAGCTCGTTCTGGGTGGCGCAGGGCAGGGCGACGTCGGCCTTGAGGTCCCAGATGGAACCATCGGCGTGGTAGGTGGCCCCGGTCTCTTCCTCCACGTAGGTGGACACGCGCTCGCGGCGGACTTCCTTGATCTCGCGGAGAAGTTCCACGTTGACGCCGTTGGGGGTCTCGACCCAGCCCGAGGAGTCGGAGAAGCCGACGACGGTGGCGCCGAGCTCTTGGGCCTTTTCGATGGCGTAGATGGCGACGTTGCCGGAGCCGGAGACGATGACCTTGGCGCCGGAGAGTTCCTCGCCATGCTCCTTCATCATTTCCTGGGTGAGGTAGACGGTGCCGTAGCCGGTGGCCTCGGTGCGGACGAGGGAGCCGCCCCAGGTCAGGCCCTTGCCGGTGAGGACACCGGACTCGTGCTGGTTAGCCAGGCGGCGGTACTGGCCGAAGAGGTAGCCGATCTCGCGGCCGCCGACGCCGATGTCACCGGCGGGGACGTCGCGGTACTCGCCGATGTGGCGGTGCAGCTCGGTCATGAAGGACTGGCAAAAACGCATGACCTCGGCGTCGGACTTACCCTTGGGGTCGAAGTCGGAGCCGCCCTTGCCGCCGCCGATGGGCAGGCCGGTGAGGGAGTTTTTGAAGATCTGCTCAAAGCCGAGGAACTTCACGATGCCCAGGTTCACCGACGGGTGGAAACGCAGGCCGCCCTTGTAGGGGCCAAGTGCGGAGTTGAACTGGACGCGGAAACCGCGGTTGACCTGGACAACGCCGTTGTCGTCGACCCACGGGACGCGGAAGATGAGCTGACGCTCCGGCTCGCACAGGCGCTGGATGAGGCCGTAATCGGCGTAGTGCGGGTCTTTTTCCAGGACGATCTTGAGGGATTCGAGTACCTCAGAGACGGCCTGGTGAAACTCGGGTTCGCCCGCGTTTCGCTTAAGGAGCATGTTGTAGTAGGTCGAGACCTGCTCATCAACAGACATGGGTGTCCTTTCCGTCCCGGAACGCCGGGCCCATACATTTCTATTCCCCAGTAGTTTTCACGGGCGAGCCGCCTCATGCAAGTTGGCGGGTAGTAACTTCGGTCACCCCTCTATGCTGAAACCCATGGTTTCCGTCATCATCGCCCCGGACTCGTTCAAAGGCACCGCCACCGCCCAGGAGGCCGCCCGCTACCTCGGAGAGGGCGTGCGTTCCATCATTCGGGACGCTGAGATCACCCTCGCCCCCATGGCCGATGGCGGGGAAGGGACCGCAGCCACCTTCGCCGGGCAGCAGATCACCCTCCCGACTGTCGACGCCGCCGGTCGCCTCACCGATGCCACCTACACCTTCGATGCGGAGGCCAACACCGCCTACATCGACGTGGCCGCCGCCTCCGGCTTGCCCGCCGTCGCGGACTCCCCTGTGCCCCTAACCGGCGACACCTACGGCACTGGCGTCCTCATTGCCGACGCCCAGACCCGTGGCGCCGAGCGCATCGTCCTTTGCCTCGGCGGATCCGCCACCGTCG
Coding sequences within:
- the gdhA gene encoding NADP-specific glutamate dehydrogenase gives rise to the protein MSVDEQVSTYYNMLLKRNAGEPEFHQAVSEVLESLKIVLEKDPHYADYGLIQRLCEPERQLIFRVPWVDDNGVVQVNRGFRVQFNSALGPYKGGLRFHPSVNLGIVKFLGFEQIFKNSLTGLPIGGGKGGSDFDPKGKSDAEVMRFCQSFMTELHRHIGEYRDVPAGDIGVGGREIGYLFGQYRRLANQHESGVLTGKGLTWGGSLVRTEATGYGTVYLTQEMMKEHGEELSGAKVIVSGSGNVAIYAIEKAQELGATVVGFSDSSGWVETPNGVNVELLREIKEVRRERVSTYVEEETGATYHADGSIWDLKADVALPCATQNELNGEHAATLAANGVRYVAEGANMPSTPEAIEVFREKGVHFAPGKAANAGGVATSALEMQQNASRDSWSFEYTDQRLHMIMSNIFKNMSKTASEYGHEHNYVVGANIAGFKKVADAMLAQGVI
- a CDS encoding MmpS family transport accessory protein, yielding MSTPRPTTPWFRRSAVIIPLGIVALALILFGACSLYVKNASDQVKEQASDTYDVTYRVDGTSQDVSITYTGPNSALVDESNVSAGWEASATLSGYAAAHLTAANSEAESGEVTCQILVEGTLVSESTAAGPGGTSQCSATNQQLRDASKG